In one Colletotrichum destructivum chromosome 2, complete sequence genomic region, the following are encoded:
- a CDS encoding Putative protein kinase-like domain superfamily — MPFQYAVIEDPDEHYLPEPSLRSFISLEKELAVYATLKAHPHSNFIRRLETGQSNCLFLERLEPLERAWPRSTKPERRRWALELLDAVSWLEAHGWADGDLAVRNLGVDGNNRLKLFDFGSAVHSSHPDYAIDVVRDPFEMATCLHYILSGIDPLKNLCSYAEVKEVRAQLAGGHEVIGPGAEVLADIIHDGWTGRSSSTSFGQIYKRVSSLFRSIAGATLPEHPESHYQRLESRCRDWLGRASSNAGFQEIEGYLRDCKALGIDADLDVWR; from the coding sequence ATGCCATTTCAGtacgccgtcatcgaggaTCCGGATGAACATTACCTCCCTGAACCCTCGCTTAGAAGCTTCATCTCCCTAGAAAAGGAGTTGGCCGTCTACGCTACGCTCAAAGCGCATCCTCATTCCAACTTTATCCGGCGTCTGGAAACGGGCCAGAGTAATTGCCTTTTCCTTGAACGGCTCGAGCCGTTGGAACGAGCCTGGCCCCGTTCGACCAAACcagaacggcggcggtgggctCTGGAACTGCTCGACGCAGTGAGCTGGCTGGAGGCCCACGGCTGGGCGGATGGCGATCTAGCCGTGCGTaacctcggcgtcgacggcaacaACCGCTTGAAATTGTTCGATTTTGGATCGGCGGTTCACAGCTCCCACCCGGATTACGCgatcgacgtcgtccgggATCCTTTCGAGATGGCGACTTGCCTACATTACATTCTTTCCGGGATCGATCCCCTCAAGAATCTGTGTTCTTACGCGGAGGTGAAGGAGGTTCGGGCACAATTGGCTGGTGGCCACGAGGTCATCGGACCGGGCGCCGAAGTGCTGGCCGACATTATTCACGACGGCTGGACCGGGCGAAGCTCTTCCACGTCCTTCGGCCAGATTTATAAGCGAGTCTCCAGCTTGTTTCGCTCTATTGCGGGTGCCACTCTACCAGAACACCCAGAGAGTCATTATCAGCGCCTCGAGTCTCGCTGTAGAGACTGGCTTGGCAGGGCGTCGAGTAATGCGGGATTTCAAGAAATCGAGGGGTATCTCAGGGACTGCAAGGCTTTAGGAATTGATGCAGACTTGGATGTTTGGCGCTGA
- a CDS encoding Putative zinc/iron permease, protein MARFTAAAAFAALLTTASASLVARQTAAATTSAAAAGPDPTAISQCSVSSSTQICKAGTTEFRVVSTPTGTLPSSYTGCHKHATDTYCFFGDGEVQILPAGAAAATATAAASTTAAAAVTGAPTAVSDCHLHGVTVFCMWGTSEYQVMTTPTNTAASAIPTAFTDCHAHGADTYCIAPNGDDVEIVAEGAESSDAGSGTGSEEPQGENCHFHAGVEHCVGAGESESGGTRNCEKVDRDYNIPLRIGLIFVILVTSAFGVYFPIFMIKWMPTKTHTIFLILKQFGTGIIISTAFVHLYTHAQLMFGNECLGALEYEGTTSAIVMAGIFLSFLVEYIGKRMVMKKMASNPTATTRFSPETVSVLVLECGIIFHSILIGITLVVAGDTFFITLFVVILFHQMFEGIALGTRIAQLGQLTPTEKAVSPTTAVEVEQTSSAPNSFNSLKAPDFSLVKKLLIATPFALVTPIGMAIGIGVLQHFNGNDRETIIAIGTLDALSAGILVWVGVVEMWAEDWMHADAELLRTGPVVTFLAGLGLVSGMIIMSVLGKWA, encoded by the exons ATGGCCAGGTTCacggccgctgccgccttcGCGGCTCTTCTGACCACCGCTTCCGCCTCCCTCGTCGCACGACAGACGGCTGCTGCCACCACctctgccgctgccgccggccccgatcCCACCGCCATCTCGCAGTGTTCCGTTTCCTCGTCTACCCA GATCTGCAAGGCCGGAACCACCGAGTTCAGAGTCGTCTCTACCCCCACCGGCACGTTGCCCAGCTCCTACACAGGATGCCACAAGCATGCCACCGACAC ATACTGCTTCTTCGGCGATGGAGAGGTGCAAATCCTGCCCGCCGGCGCAGCCGCagccaccgccaccgccgccgcctcgacgaccgctgccgccgccgtgaccGGCGCCCCCACTGCCGTCTCTGACTGCCATCTCCACGGAGTCACCGT CTTCTGCATGTGGGGTACCTCGGAGTACCAGGTCATGACCACGCCcaccaacaccgccgcctcggccatccCTACCGCCTTCACTGATTGCCACGCCCACGGGGCCGACACGTACTGCATCGCccccaacggcgacgacgtcgagattgtcgccgagggcgccgagtcTTCTGAcgccggctccggcaccGGCTCCGAGGAGCCTCAGGGCGAGAACTGCCACTTCCACGCCGGTGTCGAACACTGCGTCGGTGCgggcgagagcgagagcggcGGCACGCGGAACTGCGAGAAGGTCGACCGCGACTACAACATCCCCCTCCGCATCGGCCTCATCTTTgtcatcctcgtcaccaGCGCCTTTGGCGTCTACTTCCCCATCTTCATGATCAAGTGGATGCCCACCAAGACGCACaccatcttcctcatcctcaagCAGTTCGGCaccggcatcatcatctccaCCGCCTTTGTCCACCTCTACACCCACGCCCAGCTCATGTTTGGCAACGAGTGCTTGGGCGCCCTCGAGTACGAGGGTACGACGTCGGCCATCGTCATGGCCGGCATCTTCCTGTCCTTCCTGGTCGAGTATATTGGAAAGCGCATGGTtatgaagaagatggccagcAACCCGACCGCCACGACCCGCTTCTCCCCTGAGACCGTTTCCGTCCTGGTCCTTGAATGCGGAATCATCTTCCACTCGATCC TCATCGGAATCACCCTTGTCGTCGCTGGCGACACCTTTTTCATCACCCTTTTCGTCGTCATTCTCTTCCACCAGATGTTCGAGGGTATCGCCCTCGGAACCCGCATCGCCCAGCTTGGTCAGCTGACCCCGACGGAAAAGGCCGTGAGCCCGACCACGgctgtcgaggtcgagcagaCGTCGTCCGCTCCCAACAGCTTCAACTCGCTCAAAGCGCCCGACTTTTCCCTTGTCAAGAAGCTTCTCATCGCCACccccttcgccctcgtcacccCTATCGGCATGGCCATCGGCATTGGCGTCTTGCAGCATTTCAACGGCAATGACCGTGAGACaatcatcgccatcggcaccctcgacgccctgTCCGCCGGTATCCTTGTCTGGGTCGGCGTTGTCGAGATGTGGGCCGAGGACTGGATgcacgccgacgccgagctcctccgcaCCGGGCCCGTCGTCACCTTCCTGGCTGGCCTTGGTCTCGTTTCCGGCATGATCATCATGAGCGTGCTCGGCAAGTGGGCTTAA